In Sphingobacterium thalpophilum, a genomic segment contains:
- a CDS encoding translocation/assembly module TamB domain-containing protein: protein MNRFTRIALKTILWIIGGIITLFILIVFLLRLPSIQNYIAGKVTHYVEGKIGTPVKIGYINIDFPKKLVLEDIYLEDQSKDTLVAGKSIAVDINMLKLLKNTVEIQSLEADGITAKIRRTLPDSAFNFDYIVKAFASEKESEPTADTTSALLFNLDKVKFSKIHVVYADEVIGTSADVYLGRLNTNIKKFDLTKNMAFELPKINIDGLNATVKQWKPAIEGAGPSVEDFGITDKTAQTTSLLPDVGIQVADLNNILVRYEDQSSALKSQFVLKKFHADINKIDLNKQVVDINKLDLDGSDNNVLLGKIQQTTAKATKINATTANTAAVDAATTNAKNKEAKTEKSNTQGEKNDTAKTDTSSATKMNWVVSAKDIIINNTSIRFKDDNQPRIKGFDYFNIQMPGLKTRLTDLYYSADSMSGSLKELVAADHSGFVIKQLKADFKYTNTGAEIKNLYAETPRTLIRDYVKLSYPSLDIIAKKPELITVNANITKSHIDMRDIRFLAPFLDTMQVMKPLLDKKFYIDTRVTGRVDDLYIPNIDFRTLSNTRLIASLHLKGLPDMNKLSVDLNLKKLTTGRSDIEKLVSKSMLPAGIELPNTIGLSGTFKGGMTAFNTKLALVTEKGTAKVDGTVQMTKRDTLYNAAVSVRDLNIGQIMKMDSTLGILSFEGKIKGKGTDPKKLMANFDGKVNRLDAMGYRYHDIDMDVSADKGAMKASILSPDPNIKLKLSASANMKSTYPKVAFELLVDSINLQKLHLMQDALSYRGKLSGNFSTADPNFLNGEAHITNSLIRYNSDRYALDTVSLLAKADTSRNQLVLRSDFLNAHLVGKYKILELQSAVKDLLQVYYKPEKPVKIPAYSPQIIEFSAQLTRNRLIQDFLPQLTEMKAISLDGLFNSTSKNLSAKLDAPRIVYAGTAIDNVTLDINSLDSALYYSALIYKVKMNSIELTNTVFSGKVAQNIVNMGLWIKDKQDKEQYHLGANMEAKNGLFEFSLLQDGLMLNYDKWEVASNNRLKFGSAGLLANNFVLSNKGQELRIASQDSILNSPIDVAFKNFRIETLSKMVMSDSLDVGGGINGQTTLSRLESSPVFVADLVVDKFYFGKDTVGNVNIKVNNERENTYNANVSITENGNNLVLSGDFINPPQGDATLDFTLDIAPLTMKTVQAFSMGNLKDAKGNLEGQLKIKGSPSKPQIRGDLNFRKAEFNVAMLNALFKAKDEQIRFDQNGISFPKFELEDSKGNFAQVSGSIKTQAYTDFEFDLGIAMDNFEVLNSTQADNDLFYGKMFLGTDLQIGGNLDKPVVDGTIKVLDSTDFTMVMPNNDPGMADRKGVVEFVDKRDTATANALARLDSMTVTKLTGIDVDLNLQTDKDAKFKILLDAGSQDALNIQGEAELNAGVDASGKITMSGTFTVERGSYSFSFGPVSRDFKFQKGSTITWNGDPLDAQLNITAVYTLKAPTLELVAPQLGTQNANLYKQKIPFDVLLKISDQLFQPQLNFDIDLNANNAIVSQDVISKVDNALTTLRDNPSDLNKQVFSLIVLGRFMSANPFESLSGGGGTEALVRNSVSSFLSSQLNRLASDLITGVELDFNLTSADDYSTGTAQTRTDLNIGVSKMLLNDRLKVNIGSNFEVEGNSRPGEAANNIAGDIQLDYQLSQDGRYFARFYRKNQYQVTLQGQFVETGIGFIITMDYNRFKEIFMRSKRLKEYYNTGSKKFRKRFDVERMEQDSAYRDSVRTVIRDSLMLHSPEYRKRMEEQEKEQQRRQQVDSTANSKGKNNAPKQLDTIKTTAIKNEDEERAYHAN from the coding sequence TTGAACAGATTTACACGAATTGCTTTAAAAACAATATTGTGGATTATTGGAGGAATAATTACGCTTTTTATTCTTATCGTTTTCCTGCTTCGCCTACCTTCCATACAGAATTATATCGCTGGTAAAGTGACACATTATGTCGAAGGAAAGATCGGCACCCCCGTCAAAATTGGTTACATCAATATCGATTTTCCTAAAAAATTGGTTTTGGAAGATATCTATCTCGAAGATCAAAGTAAGGATACCTTAGTTGCTGGTAAAAGCATTGCGGTCGATATCAATATGCTGAAACTATTAAAGAATACTGTGGAAATCCAAAGCCTGGAAGCCGATGGAATTACCGCCAAAATACGTCGCACCTTGCCAGACAGTGCCTTTAACTTTGATTATATTGTTAAGGCCTTTGCTTCTGAAAAGGAAAGTGAGCCTACCGCAGACACGACTTCAGCACTGCTGTTTAACCTGGATAAGGTTAAGTTTTCAAAAATACATGTGGTCTATGCCGACGAGGTTATCGGCACCAGTGCCGACGTCTATCTTGGTCGTTTAAATACGAACATAAAGAAATTTGACCTGACCAAAAACATGGCCTTTGAGCTACCTAAAATCAACATCGACGGACTAAATGCCACGGTCAAGCAGTGGAAGCCCGCCATAGAAGGCGCAGGCCCATCGGTAGAAGATTTTGGTATCACCGATAAAACGGCACAGACGACTTCGCTCCTTCCTGACGTGGGTATACAGGTGGCCGACCTCAATAATATTTTGGTCCGCTACGAGGACCAGTCCAGTGCACTGAAGTCGCAGTTTGTCCTAAAAAAATTCCATGCCGACATCAATAAGATCGATCTGAACAAACAGGTTGTCGACATCAATAAGCTCGATCTCGACGGCTCGGACAACAATGTCCTGCTCGGAAAAATTCAACAGACTACTGCCAAGGCGACAAAAATCAACGCAACGACAGCGAACACAGCAGCAGTGGATGCGGCAACAACCAACGCAAAAAACAAGGAAGCAAAAACTGAGAAATCAAACACCCAGGGAGAAAAGAATGACACTGCAAAAACAGATACCAGTTCGGCCACAAAAATGAATTGGGTCGTCTCAGCCAAAGACATCATCATCAACAATACCAGTATCCGTTTTAAAGACGACAATCAGCCGCGCATCAAAGGTTTCGATTATTTTAATATCCAAATGCCCGGTCTTAAAACCAGGTTAACCGATCTGTACTACAGCGCCGACTCCATGAGCGGATCCTTGAAAGAACTCGTGGCAGCCGACCACTCCGGCTTTGTCATCAAGCAATTAAAGGCCGATTTTAAGTATACCAATACCGGTGCCGAAATCAAAAATCTCTATGCCGAAACTCCTCGCACCCTGATCCGCGATTACGTTAAGCTAAGTTATCCTTCCCTGGATATCATCGCCAAAAAACCAGAACTGATCACGGTTAATGCCAACATCACAAAAAGCCATATCGATATGCGCGATATCCGATTTCTAGCGCCCTTTCTGGACACCATGCAGGTGATGAAGCCCCTATTGGACAAGAAATTTTATATCGACACCCGCGTGACCGGCCGTGTCGATGACCTGTATATTCCGAATATCGACTTCAGGACACTTTCCAATACCCGATTGATTGCCAGCCTGCATCTGAAAGGACTACCCGATATGAATAAATTGTCGGTAGACCTCAACCTGAAAAAACTGACGACAGGCCGTTCGGATATCGAAAAACTGGTTTCCAAATCGATGCTGCCTGCCGGAATCGAATTACCCAATACCATCGGTCTGAGCGGAACTTTTAAAGGTGGAATGACTGCCTTCAATACGAAACTTGCATTGGTAACCGAAAAAGGCACTGCCAAAGTCGATGGAACGGTCCAAATGACCAAGCGCGATACCCTATACAATGCGGCAGTCAGCGTTCGTGACCTCAATATTGGTCAAATCATGAAAATGGACAGTACCCTGGGCATCCTTTCTTTCGAAGGAAAAATCAAAGGCAAGGGTACCGATCCTAAAAAACTGATGGCCAATTTTGACGGTAAAGTGAACCGACTGGATGCCATGGGCTACCGTTACCATGATATCGACATGGATGTATCGGCCGATAAAGGCGCGATGAAGGCATCCATTCTGAGCCCCGATCCGAACATCAAACTTAAGCTGAGTGCCAGCGCCAATATGAAATCGACTTATCCCAAGGTAGCTTTTGAACTGCTGGTCGACAGCATCAACCTGCAAAAGTTACACTTGATGCAGGATGCGCTCAGCTACCGGGGTAAACTGAGCGGTAACTTCAGCACAGCAGATCCAAACTTTTTGAATGGTGAAGCGCATATTACCAATTCGTTGATCCGATACAACTCCGATCGTTACGCACTGGATACTGTCTCACTCTTGGCCAAGGCCGATACCAGCCGCAATCAGCTGGTGCTGCGTTCTGATTTTCTGAATGCCCACCTGGTCGGCAAATACAAAATTCTGGAGCTGCAAAGTGCCGTCAAAGATTTGCTTCAAGTTTATTACAAACCCGAAAAGCCGGTCAAGATTCCGGCCTACTCACCGCAGATCATCGAATTTTCGGCACAGCTGACCCGCAATAGACTGATTCAGGATTTTCTGCCGCAGCTGACAGAAATGAAAGCTATTAGCTTGGACGGTCTCTTCAATAGTACCTCCAAAAATCTCTCTGCCAAACTGGATGCTCCACGCATTGTGTATGCGGGTACAGCGATTGACAATGTGACCCTGGATATCAACAGTCTGGATAGTGCGCTCTATTATTCGGCCTTAATCTACAAAGTTAAAATGAACAGCATTGAGCTGACCAATACGGTTTTTAGTGGTAAGGTTGCTCAGAACATCGTCAACATGGGGCTTTGGATCAAGGATAAACAGGACAAAGAACAATACCACCTGGGCGCCAACATGGAGGCCAAAAATGGCCTATTTGAATTCAGCCTCCTACAGGACGGCCTCATGCTCAACTACGATAAGTGGGAGGTAGCGTCCAACAACCGCTTAAAATTTGGCAGCGCAGGACTGCTGGCCAACAATTTTGTCCTGAGCAACAAGGGACAGGAACTGCGCATTGCGTCACAGGACAGCATCCTGAACTCACCAATTGATGTGGCGTTTAAAAATTTCCGTATCGAGACACTGAGCAAGATGGTCATGAGTGACAGCCTGGATGTCGGCGGCGGCATCAACGGACAAACCACGCTCTCCCGCTTGGAAAGCAGTCCTGTTTTTGTTGCCGATCTTGTCGTCGACAAGTTTTACTTCGGAAAAGATACCGTGGGCAATGTCAATATCAAAGTCAATAATGAACGCGAAAACACCTACAATGCCAACGTGAGCATTACCGAAAACGGAAATAACCTCGTCCTGAGCGGTGATTTCATCAATCCGCCGCAAGGCGATGCAACACTTGACTTCACACTCGATATTGCACCACTGACGATGAAGACGGTACAGGCTTTCAGCATGGGCAACCTCAAAGACGCGAAGGGCAACCTCGAAGGTCAGCTAAAAATAAAGGGATCACCCTCGAAACCACAGATCAGGGGCGACCTCAATTTCAGGAAAGCCGAATTTAATGTAGCCATGCTCAATGCCCTGTTCAAAGCAAAAGACGAACAGATCCGTTTTGATCAAAATGGAATATCATTCCCCAAATTTGAACTCGAAGACAGCAAAGGCAATTTTGCCCAGGTCAGCGGTTCTATCAAGACACAGGCCTACACCGATTTTGAATTTGACCTCGGCATCGCCATGGACAATTTTGAAGTCCTAAATTCCACTCAAGCAGACAACGATCTATTTTATGGAAAAATGTTTCTGGGCACCGATCTGCAGATCGGTGGAAATCTAGACAAACCTGTTGTGGACGGTACCATCAAAGTACTCGACAGTACCGATTTTACCATGGTAATGCCCAACAATGATCCCGGTATGGCCGATCGGAAGGGTGTAGTCGAATTTGTAGACAAACGCGATACGGCCACCGCAAATGCCCTTGCCCGATTAGATTCCATGACCGTCACCAAACTGACGGGCATAGATGTCGACCTGAACCTGCAGACCGATAAGGATGCCAAGTTTAAGATTCTGCTTGATGCAGGCTCGCAGGATGCCCTAAATATTCAGGGCGAGGCCGAATTAAATGCGGGCGTAGATGCCAGCGGTAAAATAACCATGTCGGGCACTTTTACCGTGGAGCGGGGAAGTTATTCGTTCAGTTTTGGACCCGTCAGCAGAGACTTCAAATTTCAGAAAGGAAGTACAATTACCTGGAATGGCGATCCATTGGACGCGCAGTTAAATATTACGGCAGTATATACCTTAAAAGCCCCTACGCTAGAACTGGTAGCGCCACAGCTTGGAACACAGAACGCTAACCTATATAAGCAAAAGATACCTTTTGACGTGTTGCTGAAAATTTCAGACCAACTGTTTCAGCCACAGCTCAATTTTGATATCGACCTGAATGCCAACAATGCCATCGTATCGCAGGATGTGATCAGTAAGGTAGACAATGCCCTGACGACTTTACGCGATAATCCTTCCGACCTCAATAAACAAGTCTTTTCACTGATAGTGCTGGGGCGTTTTATGTCGGCCAATCCATTTGAAAGCCTTTCTGGTGGCGGTGGTACAGAAGCCCTGGTACGCAATAGCGTCAGTTCGTTTTTGAGTTCGCAGCTCAACCGCCTGGCCTCCGATTTAATTACGGGAGTTGAACTTGATTTCAACCTGACCTCAGCAGACGATTACAGCACCGGAACTGCCCAGACGCGTACCGACCTGAACATCGGTGTGTCCAAAATGCTGCTCAACGACCGCCTGAAAGTCAATATCGGATCCAATTTTGAAGTAGAGGGAAATTCACGTCCTGGTGAGGCGGCCAATAATATTGCCGGTGATATACAGCTGGATTATCAGCTTTCCCAAGATGGGCGCTACTTTGCGCGATTCTACCGCAAAAACCAATACCAGGTCACTTTGCAGGGACAGTTTGTTGAAACGGGTATCGGTTTTATCATTACCATGGATTACAACCGATTTAAGGAGATCTTTATGCGCTCCAAAAGACTCAAGGAATATTACAATACAGGCAGTAAGAAGTTTAGGAAACGTTTTGATGTAGAGCGTATGGAACAGGATTCGGCTTATCGGGACAGCGTCCGCACCGTCATCCGCGACAGCCTGATGCTCCATAGCCCCGAATACCGCAAACGCATGGAAGAACAGGAAAAAGAACAGCAGCGCCGCCAGCAGGTGGACAGCACAGCAAACAGCAAAGGGAAAAATAATGCTCCGAAGCAATTAGACACGATCAAAACCACAGCAATTAAAAATGAAGACGAAGAAAGGGCTTACCATGCAAATTAA
- a CDS encoding PRC-barrel domain-containing protein: MALEENNYNHLIELGGSDYEIVDGEPDIRGWKVKNEAGQLIGKVDDLLFDPESLQVRYIIVDLHDADFVIDEDKKVLAPIGLASLYDGTQIQASNEETTLVPPVEPIDPSVILTVDEIPTEEPATDYLYNPADDGEVVVISVSEDQLIRLPAYQQDKVTPETELSTRHVFEGTGDVGFVVSSNSYDPTAFYDHYHFSEDTFYIGGKRTESLPTDQTQRTRRVAARHEQGTGHEPGTLDNNSEL; the protein is encoded by the coding sequence ATGGCATTAGAAGAAAACAACTATAATCATTTGATTGAACTCGGTGGAAGCGATTATGAAATTGTCGACGGCGAACCAGATATCCGAGGCTGGAAAGTGAAAAATGAAGCTGGTCAATTGATCGGCAAGGTGGATGATCTACTCTTTGATCCTGAAAGCCTACAAGTCCGTTATATCATCGTTGATCTCCATGACGCCGATTTTGTTATTGACGAAGACAAGAAAGTATTGGCCCCCATTGGATTAGCATCGCTTTATGATGGTACACAAATTCAGGCCAGCAATGAGGAAACCACGCTGGTTCCACCTGTCGAGCCCATCGATCCTAGCGTGATCCTTACGGTAGACGAAATTCCGACGGAAGAACCAGCAACAGATTATCTGTATAATCCTGCCGACGATGGCGAAGTGGTGGTCATATCCGTCAGTGAAGATCAGTTAATTCGACTGCCTGCTTACCAACAGGATAAAGTCACGCCCGAAACAGAGTTAAGTACACGTCATGTATTTGAAGGCACTGGCGATGTAGGTTTCGTCGTAAGCTCTAACAGCTATGACCCGACTGCATTCTACGATCATTATCACTTTAGCGAAGATACGTTCTATATCGGCGGGAAAAGAACCGAAAGTCTTCCGACAGATCAGACACAGCGCACCCGTAGAGTGGCTGCACGACATGAGCAAGGGACGGGGCACGAGCCGGGTACACTCGACAACAATAGTGAACTTTAG
- a CDS encoding OmpA family protein encodes MAHLEVKPKNGAPWWLWLLLSLIALGLVLYFINRSNSGARLNETSSDTTVNSSAPQGDTLATTVPEWNSIDFNSAESSDPNITDRDIRVRSSDAYTIYSLGENILFATDKNTLESTAEAKLNQISAALNKNFKGAYVGVFGNTDSTGTVSHNKQLGVERATAVKDWLVKRGNIAQEKISIHSRGEKAPVANNETASGRNQNRNVEIVVFRNK; translated from the coding sequence ATGGCACATTTAGAAGTAAAACCTAAAAATGGAGCACCTTGGTGGTTATGGCTCCTTCTTTCACTGATCGCATTGGGATTGGTCCTCTATTTCATCAATCGTTCTAACAGTGGCGCTAGGTTAAATGAAACCAGCTCCGATACGACCGTTAATTCAAGCGCGCCACAAGGAGACACACTTGCGACCACCGTTCCAGAATGGAATTCAATTGATTTCAACAGTGCTGAATCTTCCGATCCAAACATTACGGATAGGGATATCCGTGTACGTTCGAGCGATGCTTATACCATCTATTCGTTAGGGGAAAACATCTTGTTCGCAACCGATAAAAATACCTTAGAAAGTACAGCTGAAGCGAAGCTCAACCAGATTTCAGCAGCTTTAAATAAAAATTTTAAAGGAGCCTATGTTGGCGTTTTCGGCAATACGGATAGCACAGGTACAGTTTCCCACAATAAGCAGCTTGGTGTAGAAAGAGCAACCGCTGTCAAAGACTGGCTCGTCAAGCGTGGCAACATTGCTCAGGAAAAAATCAGTATACATTCTCGTGGTGAAAAAGCGCCAGTCGCCAACAATGAAACTGCAAGTGGCAGAAATCAGAACCGCAATGTGGAGATTGTCGTTTTTCGGAATAAATAA
- a CDS encoding ATP-binding protein, giving the protein MQSLYFYWLLVCSFVGTAVFGQSLDYPSFRNISLGTNANTVHSFAQDSLGMLWLGSNNGLFNYDGYALQPLMGTKSPFQTFVYCIALIDNKHFALGTGQGVLLYNYQFDRFESFPAGGPGDVRSLLLVGDTLWIGSISGLYCYNTKTRKLIDYQNSFPKNKSKTAVYALEKVGDRILIGTYNGLFELNPSKKDIVPLPLPDYRPGSNQFVNSIFSIPESASTYVGTEYGLYRYNTKSYTLQKTPVLQNHPIKAMASKDSNTLLVGTDDGLFTYQLDQQLVKRIKHDSRNRNSLANNIVWSIFKDRSENIWLGTDLGFSLWSNRKVEKILPIYQLTASSDGNRFYKINKDRNGWYWLGGDNGLIRVRGLDDKNTESSWYRMDAKTYRLAHNRIRDIFEDHTGLVWIASDGGVNVFDAHTKQFKTFTIVDASGRRNAKWSYDILQDGQDNLWVASYMGGIFFVNRSRLLEATGPVIASRNFSKADGLLEDFANQIVDNGRGKILALFYNKGISSIDVATGKITELKDSAGHALDQATFMLKDGQHTVWVGEHGELRRIAPDGKNTLVRFDPVGKGEVTAMAEVKENIWLATSTGVWQVNKQSLKTELLRYGQRISSMYYDKEREEVVLGGIDELVLLPAQNEQADLDGSKKIVLTAMYVNNERFGNYDYGLRYKNEIALAHDQNNLRLEFSDLDYGNYLGYRLAYAFKGKNETWIPMERGDNKVLLSNLSSGNYDLQLAKVDVAGHVVSKIYTYHIQIRYPWYASYWAKTAYALIVIFLLFWVVNFFRVRSTLKWERRERRKVLELTKMKMDFLTAVSHELKTPLSLILAPVSQMMRQTKNSDKKKQLDGVHRNALKISHLIQELMTFDQVEQQQTPLQGLLTSQVDLVAYSRQIITDWQQVPEYSTVHIDFVADVESFFIQTDVAKLGSILNNLIANACKYNRPEGGVELRLKVIGPDVKLVVRDTGIGIAPEDLPYVFSKFYRSSLKEVSAVQGTGVGLYLVKSYCEQLGWSVDIASDQKGTAVTLSWKHDHVNDKDATDSISVGAKRKLLIVEDNAELADFLRNAMQSHYDCRIVSDGSEGFRLIDGHSFVPDIILTDAMMPNMGGIEMVKKLRQNIVTATIPIILLTAQDDELIRREWVAVGIDAYMAKPFDLDLLQIQLLQLLDRKDKIVAQLRIDEISKPTEAIAVNSPDEKFLTNVTQLIEENLDDSEFSVQRLSELTDVAARQLYRKIKQLTGYTPVEYIRSIRIKKAALLLQQKKFTVSEVMYMVGFSNASYFSKCFQSEFGMSPKVYMEGYL; this is encoded by the coding sequence ATGCAATCTCTTTATTTCTATTGGTTACTTGTCTGTTCCTTCGTGGGTACGGCTGTTTTCGGGCAATCGCTGGATTATCCCTCTTTTCGCAATATTTCCTTGGGAACGAATGCAAATACAGTTCACTCTTTTGCACAGGATAGCTTGGGGATGCTTTGGCTGGGAAGTAACAATGGGTTATTTAATTATGATGGCTATGCGCTGCAGCCGCTCATGGGGACCAAATCTCCTTTTCAGACTTTCGTTTACTGTATTGCACTGATCGATAATAAACATTTCGCATTGGGGACAGGGCAGGGAGTGCTGCTCTATAACTATCAGTTCGACCGATTCGAATCTTTTCCGGCAGGGGGACCTGGAGATGTCAGGTCTTTGCTCCTTGTTGGCGATACCTTGTGGATCGGTTCAATAAGTGGTTTGTATTGCTATAATACCAAGACACGTAAACTTATCGATTATCAGAATTCATTTCCAAAGAACAAATCAAAAACCGCCGTGTATGCACTGGAAAAGGTGGGCGATAGAATCTTAATCGGTACATATAATGGACTTTTTGAATTAAATCCATCAAAAAAAGATATTGTGCCTCTACCGCTCCCAGATTATAGGCCGGGTAGTAATCAATTTGTGAATTCTATATTCTCTATTCCGGAATCGGCAAGTACCTATGTGGGGACAGAATACGGCCTGTATCGCTATAATACGAAGAGCTATACGCTTCAGAAGACTCCGGTACTACAAAACCATCCCATCAAAGCGATGGCTTCCAAAGATTCCAACACCTTGCTTGTCGGTACGGATGATGGTCTTTTTACGTATCAGCTGGATCAGCAGTTGGTCAAACGGATCAAACATGATTCCCGCAATAGAAACTCGCTGGCCAATAACATCGTGTGGAGTATCTTTAAGGATCGGTCGGAAAATATCTGGCTGGGTACCGATCTGGGATTTTCCTTATGGTCTAACCGCAAGGTGGAAAAAATACTGCCGATCTATCAATTGACAGCGAGCAGCGATGGCAACCGTTTTTATAAAATTAACAAGGATCGCAATGGCTGGTATTGGTTGGGAGGCGATAATGGTTTAATCCGTGTACGTGGGCTGGACGACAAGAATACGGAAAGCAGCTGGTACCGTATGGATGCCAAGACCTATCGTCTGGCACACAACCGTATCCGGGATATATTTGAGGATCATACGGGATTGGTGTGGATAGCCTCAGACGGTGGCGTCAATGTGTTTGATGCACATACGAAACAGTTTAAAACCTTTACAATTGTCGATGCCAGTGGAAGACGAAATGCGAAATGGTCGTACGACATCTTGCAAGATGGACAGGATAATCTCTGGGTGGCCTCCTATATGGGGGGAATATTTTTCGTCAACCGAAGCCGTTTATTGGAGGCGACGGGCCCGGTCATAGCAAGCCGTAATTTCAGTAAAGCTGACGGTCTTCTGGAAGATTTTGCCAATCAGATCGTTGACAATGGAAGGGGGAAGATCTTAGCGCTGTTCTATAATAAGGGGATCAGTAGCATTGATGTGGCCACAGGGAAAATAACGGAGCTCAAAGACAGCGCTGGGCATGCATTGGATCAGGCGACCTTTATGCTGAAGGATGGACAGCATACGGTGTGGGTAGGGGAACATGGCGAATTGAGGCGTATTGCTCCGGACGGGAAAAATACATTGGTTCGTTTTGATCCTGTTGGTAAAGGAGAAGTAACTGCCATGGCCGAGGTCAAAGAAAACATCTGGCTGGCAACGAGTACTGGAGTGTGGCAGGTTAATAAGCAGAGTTTAAAAACGGAACTATTAAGATACGGGCAAAGGATATCCTCGATGTATTACGATAAAGAGCGGGAGGAAGTGGTGCTGGGCGGAATTGATGAGCTGGTCCTGTTGCCCGCGCAAAATGAGCAAGCGGATCTGGATGGTTCCAAAAAGATTGTGCTCACCGCAATGTATGTCAATAATGAACGTTTCGGTAATTACGACTATGGTTTACGGTATAAAAACGAGATTGCTTTGGCGCATGATCAGAATAACCTTCGGCTTGAATTTTCCGATTTGGATTATGGAAATTATTTAGGCTATCGCCTAGCTTATGCTTTTAAAGGAAAAAATGAAACCTGGATTCCGATGGAACGGGGTGATAACAAAGTGCTCCTGTCCAACTTAAGTTCGGGTAACTACGACCTTCAGTTGGCTAAAGTGGATGTCGCCGGTCATGTTGTGTCGAAGATTTATACCTACCATATTCAGATCCGTTATCCATGGTACGCAAGCTATTGGGCCAAAACTGCTTACGCCCTCATTGTTATTTTCCTGCTATTTTGGGTCGTCAATTTTTTCAGGGTTCGCAGTACGCTAAAATGGGAAAGGCGCGAACGGAGGAAGGTACTTGAGCTCACAAAGATGAAAATGGACTTCCTGACAGCTGTGTCGCATGAGCTTAAAACCCCGCTAAGTCTGATTTTGGCTCCTGTCAGCCAAATGATGCGGCAGACAAAAAACAGTGACAAAAAGAAGCAGTTGGACGGTGTTCATCGAAATGCCTTAAAAATAAGCCATCTCATTCAGGAATTAATGACTTTTGATCAGGTCGAGCAGCAGCAGACGCCCTTGCAGGGCTTGCTTACCTCTCAGGTGGATCTGGTCGCTTATAGCAGGCAAATTATCACTGACTGGCAGCAGGTACCTGAGTACAGTACCGTCCATATTGACTTTGTTGCCGATGTAGAGAGCTTTTTTATACAGACCGATGTAGCCAAATTGGGGTCGATTCTCAACAACCTCATTGCTAATGCCTGTAAGTATAATCGTCCGGAGGGTGGCGTGGAACTGCGGCTGAAAGTAATTGGTCCGGATGTCAAGCTTGTCGTTCGGGATACGGGAATTGGTATAGCACCTGAAGACCTACCTTATGTCTTCAGCAAATTCTATCGTTCTTCCCTGAAAGAAGTGAGTGCTGTACAGGGCACGGGCGTTGGTCTGTACCTGGTCAAAAGTTATTGTGAGCAGTTGGGCTGGAGCGTTGATATAGCGAGCGATCAAAAGGGCACAGCCGTAACGCTTAGTTGGAAACATGACCATGTAAACGATAAGGATGCGACCGATAGCATATCGGTAGGGGCTAAACGAAAGCTACTGATCGTCGAAGATAATGCCGAACTCGCTGATTTTTTACGAAATGCCATGCAGTCGCATTACGATTGCCGCATTGTGAGTGATGGTAGCGAGGGCTTTCGCTTGATCGACGGACATAGTTTTGTGCCCGACATTATTCTCACGGATGCTATGATGCCCAATATGGGGGGAATTGAAATGGTGAAAAAACTACGACAAAATATCGTGACGGCAACTATTCCGATCATTTTGCTGACAGCACAAGACGATGAGCTGATCAGACGCGAGTGGGTTGCCGTCGGCATAGATGCTTATATGGCGAAACCTTTTGATCTGGACTTGCTCCAGATACAGCTATTGCAGCTCTTGGATAGGAAAGATAAGATTGTCGCTCAGTTGCGTATCGACGAAATCAGTAAACCCACAGAAGCAATAGCTGTAAATTCACCGGATGAAAAATTCCTGACCAATGTGACACAGCTGATCGAAGAAAATTTGGACGATTCGGAATTTTCGGTACAGCGGCTCAGTGAGCTCACGGATGTCGCCGCCAGACAACTCTATCGTAAAATTAAGCAACTAACAGGCTATACACCGGTGGAGTATATACGCAGCATTCGTATCAAAAAAGCAGCGCTGTTATTACAGCAAAAAAAGTTTACAGTTTCCGAGGTGATGTATATGGTCGGATTCTCCAATGCTTCTTATTTCTCAAAATGCTTTCAATCGGAATTTGGGATGTCACCAAAGGTGTATATGGAGGGTTATTTGTAA